From one Micromonospora siamensis genomic stretch:
- the tsaB gene encoding tRNA (adenosine(37)-N6)-threonylcarbamoyltransferase complex dimerization subunit type 1 TsaB, whose amino-acid sequence MLVLVVDSSTPAVTAALAEVSADGVALRAQRCTVDARAHGELLAPQVDAVLADAGARPADLTAIVAGLGPGPFTGLRVGLVTAATMGQALDIPTYGVCSLDAIGYPAAAGEPVLAAGDARRREIYWAVYDGAGQRIAGPDVDLPAVAAERARELAVTVAVGDGAHRYADVLGLPLRAEPRYPDPSALAGLAAERIRAGAPGERLTPLYLRRPDAVAATGHKPVLP is encoded by the coding sequence GTGCTCGTACTCGTGGTGGATTCCTCGACTCCCGCGGTGACCGCGGCGCTGGCGGAGGTGTCCGCCGACGGCGTCGCGCTCCGCGCCCAGCGGTGCACCGTCGACGCCCGGGCGCACGGTGAGCTGCTCGCCCCGCAGGTCGACGCGGTGCTGGCGGACGCCGGGGCCCGCCCCGCCGACCTCACCGCGATCGTCGCCGGGCTCGGCCCGGGCCCGTTCACCGGGCTGCGGGTGGGGCTGGTCACCGCCGCCACCATGGGCCAGGCCCTCGACATCCCCACGTACGGCGTCTGCTCGCTGGACGCGATCGGCTACCCGGCGGCGGCCGGCGAGCCGGTCCTGGCCGCCGGCGACGCCCGCCGCCGGGAGATCTACTGGGCGGTCTACGACGGCGCCGGCCAGCGGATCGCCGGCCCGGACGTCGACCTCCCGGCGGTCGCCGCCGAGCGGGCCCGCGAGCTCGCCGTCACGGTCGCGGTCGGCGACGGCGCCCACCGGTACGCCGACGTCCTCGGGCTGCCGCTGCGGGCCGAGCCGCGCTACCCGGACCCGTCGGCGCTGGCCGGGCTGGCCGCCGAGCGGATCCGCGCCGGCGCGCCCGGGGAGCGGCTCACCCCGCTCTACCTGCGCCGCCCGGACGCCGTGGCGGCCACCGGCCACAAGCCGGTCCTGCCATGA
- the rimI gene encoding ribosomal protein S18-alanine N-acetyltransferase encodes MTGPARLERFRWWHIDQVLPIEADLFGAEQWSPGMFWNELANGHFYLVATDAEGAVLGYAGLTVQADEAWVQNIAVRRDAQRHGLGRALLEALLTEAARRRAPSVLLEVAADNAPAQRLYATYGFEPIGVRRGYYQPSNTDALVMRRGTD; translated from the coding sequence ATGACCGGTCCCGCCCGGCTGGAGCGGTTCCGGTGGTGGCACATCGACCAGGTGCTCCCGATCGAGGCGGACCTCTTCGGCGCCGAGCAGTGGTCACCGGGGATGTTCTGGAACGAACTGGCCAACGGGCACTTCTACCTGGTCGCCACGGATGCCGAGGGTGCCGTGCTCGGCTACGCGGGGCTGACCGTGCAGGCCGACGAGGCGTGGGTGCAGAACATCGCGGTCCGCCGGGACGCCCAGCGGCACGGCCTGGGCCGGGCGCTGCTGGAGGCGCTGCTGACCGAGGCGGCCCGCCGCCGCGCGCCCTCGGTGCTGCTGGAGGTGGCCGCCGACAACGCGCCGGCCCAGCGGCTCTACGCGACCTACGGCTTCGAACCGATCGGCGTACGCCGGGGCTACTACCAACCGAGCAACACCGACGCGCTGGTCATGCGGCGCGGGACGGACTGA
- a CDS encoding helix-turn-helix domain-containing protein, giving the protein MPGNRLAALLSDVIRRQRQLHDLNQRQLAELAGVSQATVARIERGDRSPSLPALERLLAAMDLQLTVGVEELDAHLDARLAEQSARPLAEVLDGLGLDRIVERLGDLPFLLTGSTAALLQGVPVPADAVEIAVRWRDSARFTAWLDAAYAQRWSAHWGRFGGVHIEPAEPGEHRWLTRHGELRAQMCDELPEGIEVRHGDRSYGVVPLVQVELTDPRAADLLRRHRQRQQAG; this is encoded by the coding sequence ATGCCCGGAAACCGGTTGGCCGCCCTGCTGAGTGACGTGATCCGCCGGCAGCGGCAGCTCCACGACCTGAACCAGCGCCAGCTGGCGGAGCTGGCCGGGGTCAGCCAGGCCACGGTGGCCCGCATCGAACGCGGCGACCGCTCCCCCAGCCTGCCGGCGCTCGAGCGGCTGCTGGCGGCCATGGACCTGCAACTCACCGTCGGGGTAGAGGAGCTGGACGCGCACCTCGACGCCCGGCTCGCGGAGCAGTCCGCGCGACCGCTGGCCGAGGTGCTGGACGGTCTCGGGCTGGACCGGATCGTCGAGCGCCTCGGCGACCTGCCGTTTCTGCTGACCGGGAGCACCGCGGCGCTGCTCCAGGGCGTCCCCGTGCCGGCCGACGCGGTCGAGATCGCGGTGCGGTGGCGGGACTCGGCCCGCTTCACCGCCTGGCTCGACGCCGCGTACGCGCAGCGGTGGAGCGCCCACTGGGGCCGGTTCGGCGGGGTGCACATCGAACCGGCGGAGCCGGGTGAGCACCGGTGGCTGACCCGGCACGGTGAGCTCAGGGCCCAGATGTGTGACGAACTGCCGGAGGGCATCGAGGTGCGGCACGGGGACCGGAGCTACGGGGTGGTGCCGCTGGTCCAGGTGGAGCTGACCGACCCCCGGGCGGCCGACCTGCTCCGCCGCCACCGGCAGCGGCAGCAGGCCGGCTGA
- the tsaD gene encoding tRNA (adenosine(37)-N6)-threonylcarbamoyltransferase complex transferase subunit TsaD yields the protein MADEPLILGIETSCDETGVGIVRGHTLLADALASSVEEHARFGGVVPEVASRAHLEAIVPTMDRALKEAGVTLADIDAIAVTSGPGLAGALLVGVAAAKGYALAAEKPVYGVNHLAAHVAVDTLEHGPLPEPAIALLVSGGHSSLLRVDDLATGVTPLGATIDDAAGEAFDKVARLLGLPFPGGPYIDREARAGDPVSIAFPRGLTAAKDLAAHRYDFSFSGLKTAVARWVEGRQRAGETVPVADVAASFQEAVCDVLVTKALAACRADGIDTLVIGGGVAANSRLRAMAEERAGRHGIRVRVPRPKLCTDNGAMVAALGSHLVAAGVAPSRLDLPADSALPLTTVSV from the coding sequence ATGGCTGACGAACCGCTGATCCTGGGCATCGAGACCTCCTGCGACGAGACCGGCGTGGGGATCGTCCGCGGGCACACCCTGCTCGCCGACGCGCTCGCCTCCAGCGTCGAGGAGCACGCCCGGTTCGGCGGCGTGGTGCCCGAGGTGGCCAGCCGGGCCCACCTGGAGGCGATCGTGCCGACCATGGACCGGGCGTTGAAGGAGGCGGGGGTGACCCTCGCCGACATCGACGCCATCGCCGTCACCTCCGGTCCCGGCCTGGCCGGCGCGCTGCTGGTCGGCGTGGCGGCGGCGAAGGGCTACGCGCTGGCCGCCGAGAAGCCGGTGTACGGGGTCAACCACCTCGCCGCGCACGTGGCCGTCGACACCCTGGAACACGGGCCGCTGCCCGAGCCGGCGATCGCCCTGCTGGTCTCCGGCGGCCACTCCTCGCTGCTGCGGGTCGACGACCTGGCCACCGGGGTGACGCCGCTCGGCGCCACCATCGACGACGCCGCCGGGGAGGCCTTCGACAAGGTGGCCCGACTGCTCGGCCTGCCGTTCCCCGGCGGACCGTACATCGACCGGGAGGCCCGGGCCGGTGACCCGGTGTCGATCGCCTTCCCGCGTGGCCTCACCGCCGCCAAGGACCTCGCCGCCCATCGCTACGACTTCTCCTTCTCGGGACTGAAGACGGCGGTCGCCCGCTGGGTCGAGGGACGGCAGCGGGCCGGCGAGACGGTGCCGGTGGCCGACGTGGCGGCCTCCTTCCAGGAGGCGGTCTGCGACGTGCTGGTCACCAAGGCGCTGGCCGCCTGCCGGGCCGACGGCATCGACACGCTGGTGATCGGCGGCGGGGTGGCGGCCAACTCCCGGCTGCGGGCGATGGCCGAGGAGCGGGCCGGCAGGCACGGCATCCGGGTACGGGTGCCCCGGCCGAAGCTCTGCACCGACAACGGCGCGATGGTGGCAGCGCTCGGCTCGCACCTGGTCGCCGCCGGCGTCGCG